In Bradyrhizobium guangdongense, the sequence GAGATTCTGGCCGCGCTCGTCCATCGCCACCAGGATCGATTTGTCCGGAATATGCGCCGAGATCGCCGCGGCCTCTTCGGCCATCCGTGTCGCGGTATCGCGCGCGCGGCTCTCCGGGATTTCCTGGATGGTCAGCTCGCGGAATCCGAGCTTGCGGCCGGCCTCGTCGAACCGCTCGAAATAGCGGTCGGCGAGCTCCCGTTCGGGGCCCTGCTTCAGCCGGCCCACCGCAATGACAGCAACACGCATAGCGTCTCTTGGATCGCGCGCACCATGCGCGCGCACGACGCTAGCATGCGCGTCGGCCGATTCGAAATCGGCCAGGTGGGTCTACCGAGCCGTCCTAGATCGCCTTCGCCGCCCCTGGGCCCTGGGTGTACAATCTTTCCAGATTGTAGAACTCGCGGACCTCGGGTCGGAAAACGTGCACGATCACGTCGCCGGAATCGATCAGCACCCAGTCGCAATTGGGCAAGCCCTCGACGTGGATGTTCTTGATGCCGTTTTCCTTGAGGCTCTTCGTCACGTTCTCCGCGATCGCGCCGACGTGCCGGTTCACCCGGCCCGTGGTGACGATCATGTAGTCGGAGTACGCCGATTTGCCGCGAAGGTCGATTGTGACCGTCTCTTCCGCCTTCATGTCCTCGAGGCGGGAGAGGATCAGGCTCAGCGTCTTGTCGGCGTCGGGTTGCGCCTTCAAGGCCGCAGCTTGGGTCGATGTTTTACGCGTAGGCTTCGCAACCTTGGGTAAAACAGACTTCGATGAAGTCGTCTTGGACAATACAGATGTGGTCAGGGACCATTCCTTTCACTGTATCGCGAACGCCGAATCCGGCGCTCACTGGTTACACTACATCATGTGGGGTTAAGGGTTTCAATATGCCAGAGAGCCCCACATCCGCACTCTCCGCCTCACATCGTACCTTTCCAGCTCCCGTCCGGGTTCCGCAGACCCGTTGAGGACAGGTTGAGCTTCAATCCGGTCAGGAACACCCAGGCTGGCGCCGGCCGGTCCGCAAGCAGGGCCGCCTTGTTCTCCGGCAGGCGGTAGCGCGCCAGCGCTGTGGCGGCCGGCGAGGCGAGGGCACGAAAGCTTTGCGGCGGGCGATCGATGACTGCCATCGGGACCTGCGCGGCGATGCGCCGCCAGTCCTGCCAACGATGGAATTGAGCGAGGTTGTCGGCGCCCATGATCCAGACAAAGCGCAGGCCCGGGAAGCGGCGGCGCAAGGTGTTGATCGTGTCGATAGTATAGCGGGTGCGAATGACGGATTCGAGACAGCTCACCTCGATCCTGGGGTCGTCAGCGACGTCGCGCGCGGCCTGCATGCGCTCGCCGAGCTCGTGAAGGTTGCCGTTCTCCTTGAGGGGATTGCCCGGAGTCACCAGCCACCAGACGCGGTCGAGCTGCAATCGTTTGAGCGCGAACCGGCTGATCGCGCGATGGGCCTGATGCGGCGGGTTGAACGAGCCGCCGAGCAGGCCGATGCGCATGCCCGGTGTGTGGGGCGGGACCGCTTGCGCCACGAAGCGCGGCACGACGAAATTGTTGCTCAATGCCCCGCGCCCTGCAACGTTGCTTACGGTCGCGTCTGGCCGGTGCCGTGAACGCGATATTTGAAGCTCGTCAACTGCTCGGCGCCGACGGGGCCGCGGGCATGGAAGCGGCCGGTGGCGATGCCGATCTCGGCGCCGAAACCGAACTCCCCGCCATCGGCGAACTGCGTCGAGGCGTTGTGCAGCACGATCGCGGAATCGACCTCGCTGAGGAATTTATTCGCAGCCGCTTCATCCGTGCTCACGATCGCGTCGGTGTGATGCGAGCCGTGGTCCTGGATATGCGCGATCGCGCCGTCGACGCCGTCGACCACCTTCGCGGCGATGATCGCGTCGAGATATTCGGTGTCCCAATCGTCTTCGCTGGCAGGTTTGACGCGTGCATCCGTCCCTTGCACGGTGTCGTCGCCGCGCACTTCGCAACCGGCTTCGAGCAGCATCTCGACCAGGGGTTTCAGCGTCTTGCCGACAGCGGCGCGATCGACCAGCA encodes:
- the rlmH gene encoding 23S rRNA (pseudouridine(1915)-N(3))-methyltransferase RlmH, translated to MRVAVIAVGRLKQGPERELADRYFERFDEAGRKLGFRELTIQEIPESRARDTATRMAEEAAAISAHIPDKSILVAMDERGQNLESTVFARHLGRWRDEGAGHTIFVIGGADGLSPELRRKAKLAIAFGSATWPHQMVRVMLLEQLYRAATILAGHPYHRA
- the rsfS gene encoding ribosome silencing factor, giving the protein MKAQPDADKTLSLILSRLEDMKAEETVTIDLRGKSAYSDYMIVTTGRVNRHVGAIAENVTKSLKENGIKNIHVEGLPNCDWVLIDSGDVIVHVFRPEVREFYNLERLYTQGPGAAKAI
- a CDS encoding nicotinate-nucleotide adenylyltransferase; this translates as MSNNFVVPRFVAQAVPPHTPGMRIGLLGGSFNPPHQAHRAISRFALKRLQLDRVWWLVTPGNPLKENGNLHELGERMQAARDVADDPRIEVSCLESVIRTRYTIDTINTLRRRFPGLRFVWIMGADNLAQFHRWQDWRRIAAQVPMAVIDRPPQSFRALASPAATALARYRLPENKAALLADRPAPAWVFLTGLKLNLSSTGLRNPDGSWKGTM